The genomic segment TCCTGCGTGGCGGTGACCACGGCCCGAACTACGATGCGGATAGTATTTCAGCGGCACTTGCGGCGCTGGAGGGGGCGAAGCTGCCGCCCTCGCTGATCGTGGATGCCTCACACGCGAACTGCGGCAAGGATTGTGCGCGGATGCCGGATGTGTTCCGGGAAATCGTGAGGCAGCGCGCCGCCGGGGATCGCTCGATCATTGGGGCGATGTTGGAGAGCAATCTGGTGGCGGGAAGCCAGTCCTTCCCGAAGCCGCTGGATCAACTGGTGCGCGGGCAATCGATCACGGATTCCTGCATCGATTGGGAGACCACGGAGGAGTTGTTGAGGGAGGCGGCGGGGGTGCTGTGAAGCGGGAAGCTCGGAGTATAGCGAGTTGGAGTCTGCGGCCGTCTCCTTTGAAGAGGGTGATTCGGGCCAGCTTGGTGGCTTCGTCCGCCTGAAGGCGGGACTACGAGCCCTTGGGGCGGAGTGTTAGGGGAATTGAGGGAGGGGCGCGGGACGCAGCCCCTCCTTGGTTTGCCCTCAGTCGCCGGCGTAGTAGAGGTCTTCGATTTCGGCGTTGTCGTGCATGACGCTGGTGTTGGCCTTCCACCAGCCGAGGAGGCCGAAGTTGGTCTTGATGAGGAGGTGCTCGCCGTCGCGGAGGACGACTTCGAGTGCATCGCCGGCGGGGATGTTCGCGATGACTTCGCCGCCATCTTTCTTGGCGAGGAGCTTGAGCGGGACCTTGGCCTTGGACTTGAGGCCGACGTAGGAGAAGGGCTGTTCGATCTCGACGAGCTTGCCATCGCGGATGGCGAACTTGCCCTGCTCCTGGTGAAGGCGGTTGGCGCGGCCGCTGATGTAGAGGAAGCCGTTGCCGGGGATGACGATGCTCTCGCCGCCGATGCTGCCGATCAGCTTGCCGGTCTTCTCCTCGGTGATGACGAAGGCGGGGTCGGCGCTCGGGCCGGAATCGAAGTCGATGAAGTAGCGGGTCTGCTCCTCGCGGCTGATCTTGGTGGCGACGAGGCGCTGGCCTTCGGGGGCGCCTTCCTCGGGCTTGAGGGGCTTGTTGATGACTTCGGCGAGGCCGGAGTCGTAGGAGAGCTTGCCGGGGTAGGGGCTGAGATCCTCCGGGATTGGGAGGGTCTTCAGGCCGGGGAAGGAGCTGTCCGGCTGTTCCGCGCGGGCGGAAATGAGGGTGAGCGAGAGGGCGAGGATGGCGAGGCGACGCGGGTGCATGATGGGTAAGGAATCGAACTTTCCCTCTCTAACCGGGATTCGCGTGGCGGCTAATGAAATTTGGATGGGGAGGAGGTGAACCGGGGATGGACGCGAATGGGATGGGGGAATCGGGTTAAGGGGGGCTTAAAATTGGCGTGCAAATCCGGGGTTTCCGGGACCAAATCCGCGCGCCGCGCGACCGGTGGGGGTGTGTCCCGTCCGGCCAGCGGTTTTCGTTTCCCAATCCCAAGCCATGTCCGACAAGACTGCCATCACCCCGACCCGTGCCCAGGATTTCCCCGAGTGGTACCAGCAGGTCGTGAAAGCCGCCGATCTGGCGGAGAATTCGGAGACCCGCGGCTGCATGGTGATCAAGCCGTGGGGCTACGGGATCTGGGAACTGATCCAGCAGCAGCTCGACCGGAAGTTCAAAGCGACCGGGCACCAGAATGCCTACTTCCCGCTGCTGATCCCGATCTCCTACCTGGAGAAAGAAGCGGAGCACGCGGAAGGATTCGCGACCGAGTGCGCGGTGGTGACGCATCACCGGCTGGAGCCGCAGAAGGATCCCGTGACCGGGAAGATTAAGATGGTGCCGACGGGTGAGCTGGCCGAGCCCTACATCATCCGCCCGACTTCCGAGACGATCATCGGGGCAGCCTTCTCGCGCTGGGTGCAGAGCTACCGCGATCTGCCGCTGCTGATCAACCAATGGGCGAACGTGATGCGCTGGGAGATGCGCCCGCGTCTCTTCCTGCGGACGGCGGAATTCCTGTGGCAGGAAGGCCACACGGCGCACGAGACGAAGGACGAAGCGATCACCGAGACGCGCCTGATGCACGGCGTGTACGAGGAATTCCTGAAGAACCACCTGGCGATCCCAGTGATCCCGGGTGAGAAGACGGAGAACGAGCGCTTCCCGGGTGCGGAGATGACGCTGACGGTCGAAGCGATGGTGCAGGACAAAAAGGCGATCCAAGCCGGCACCTCGCACTATCTCGGGCAGAATTTCTCGAAGGCGCAGGAGATCGCTTTCACCGGCCGCGAGGGGACCAAGCAATACGTGCACACCACGTCGTGGGGCGTTTCCACGCGCATGATCGGCACGCTGATCATGGCGCACTCCGACGACGACGGTCTGGTGCTGCCGCCGCGGGTGGCCACGCAGCAGATCGTGATCGTGCCGGTGACGCCGAAGGAAGATACGAAGCAAGCCGTGCTAGATGCCTGCCAGGCGCTGGCGGAGACGCTGCGCCTGGAGAAGAAGTATCACGGCGATCCGGTGCGCGTGCACGTGGATGCCCGCGATATCCAAGGCGGCGTGAAGAAGTGGGAGTGGGTCAAGAAGGGCGTGCCGATCCGGATCGAGATCGGGCCGCGCGACATCGAGACCCGCAAGGTCTGCGTGCAGCGCCGCGACCGTGGCAGCAACGAGAAGGAGTTCATGGACAAGGAGGACTTCCTGCAGCAGGCCATGGACATCCTGCAGGAGATCCACAACACGCTGCTCGAGCGGGCGACGAGCTTCCGCGATGCGAACATCGCGCCCTGCTATGCGATCGATTCCTTCCACGCGCATTGGGGTCAGGACAATCCGGGCTGGTTGCTCACGCCTTGGGCGGGAACGCCGGAGGAGGAGGACGAGATTTCGAAGCAACACAAGATCGCGATCCGCTGCCTGCCGCTGGATAAGCAGGACGAGGCGGAGGCGCCTTGTATTCTGACGGGCAAGCCGACCAAGTCGCGTGCGATTTGGGGGCGGAGCTACTGAGGACTAGAAGATGGAGGTTGCGGAGGGTGTGCCGGGGAGTTCCGGCGGCCCTCCGGGACGCCAATGGTGTGGCGGGCGTGACCGGTGGCTGCGCTGCGCTTGCCGACCGGCTAATTTCCGATGCCCGTCCGGGGCGGGGAGATGATGGGGCGGGCGTGACCGGTGGCTGCGCTGCGCTTGCACACCAGCTAGTTTCCGATGCCCGTCCGGGGCGGGGAGATGATGGGGCGGGCGTGACCGGTGGCTGCGTTGTGCTTGCGCACCGGTTAGGTTCCGATGCCCCTCCGGGGCGGGGAATGAGGTGGTCCGGTCGCGGGGCCTTCCGGGAGATTGACTTGAGCGCGGGGACGCGCAGCCTGTGGGGAGCGTTTGAAGGAACCTCTCAAGCACCGCTGGAG from the Luteolibacter rhizosphaerae genome contains:
- the proS gene encoding proline--tRNA ligase; its protein translation is MSDKTAITPTRAQDFPEWYQQVVKAADLAENSETRGCMVIKPWGYGIWELIQQQLDRKFKATGHQNAYFPLLIPISYLEKEAEHAEGFATECAVVTHHRLEPQKDPVTGKIKMVPTGELAEPYIIRPTSETIIGAAFSRWVQSYRDLPLLINQWANVMRWEMRPRLFLRTAEFLWQEGHTAHETKDEAITETRLMHGVYEEFLKNHLAIPVIPGEKTENERFPGAEMTLTVEAMVQDKKAIQAGTSHYLGQNFSKAQEIAFTGREGTKQYVHTTSWGVSTRMIGTLIMAHSDDDGLVLPPRVATQQIVIVPVTPKEDTKQAVLDACQALAETLRLEKKYHGDPVRVHVDARDIQGGVKKWEWVKKGVPIRIEIGPRDIETRKVCVQRRDRGSNEKEFMDKEDFLQQAMDILQEIHNTLLERATSFRDANIAPCYAIDSFHAHWGQDNPGWLLTPWAGTPEEEDEISKQHKIAIRCLPLDKQDEAEAPCILTGKPTKSRAIWGRSY